A genomic window from Gossypium hirsutum isolate 1008001.06 chromosome D12, Gossypium_hirsutum_v2.1, whole genome shotgun sequence includes:
- the LOC107947250 gene encoding glutamate synthase [NADH], amyloplastic isoform X3 has product MLDWMAWIHSRFSTNTFPSWDRAQPMRVLGHNGEINTLRGNINWMKAREGLLKCKELGLSKNEMKKLLPIVDASSSDSGAFDGVLELLVRAGRSLPEAVMMMIPEAWQNDKNMDPQRKALYEYFSALMEPWDGPALISFTDGRYLGATLDRNGLRPGRFYVTHSGRVIMASEVGVVDIPPADVLRKGRLNPGMMLLVDFENHIVVDDEALKQQYSLARPYGEWLQRQKIELNDIVDSVQESERLPPSIAGSMPASNDDDNMDNLGIHGLLAPLKAFGYTVEALEMLLLPMAKDGTEALGSMGNDAPLAVMSNREKLTFEYFKQMFAQVTNPPIDPIREKIVTSMECMIGPEGDLTETTEEQCHRLSLKGPLLSIEETEAIKKMNFKGWRSKVLDITYSKDCGRKGLEETLDRICAEARDAIKEGYTLLVLSDRAFSSKRVAVSSLLAVGAVHHHLVKNLERTRVGLIVESAEPREVHHFCTLVGFGADAICPYLAIETIWRLQVDGKIPPKSSGEFHSKEELVKKYFKASNYGMMKVLAKMGISTLASYKGAQIFEALGLSSEVIEKCFAGTPSRVEGATFEMLARDALHLHELAFPSRAFAPGSAEAVALPNPGDYHWRKGGEVHLNDPLAIAKLQEAARSNSVAAYKEYAKRIHELNKTCNLRGMLKFKESEAKIPLDEVEPASEIVKRFCTGAMSYGSISLEAHATLAIAMNTLGGKSNTGEGGEQPSRMVPLPDGSRNPKRSAIKQVASGRFGVSSYYLTNADELQIKMAQGAKPGEGGELPGHKVIGDIAVTRNSTAGVGLISPPPHHDIYSIEDLAQLIHDLKNSNPSARISVKLVSEAGVGVIASGVVKGHADHVLISGHDGGTGASRWTGIKNAGLPWELGLAETHQTLVANDLRGRTVLQTDGQLKTGRDVAIAALLGAEEFGFSTAPLITLGCIMMRKCHKNTCPVGIATQDPVLREKFAGEPEHVINFFFMLAEEVREIMSQLGFRTVTEMVGRSDMLEVDKEVLSNNEKLQNIDLSLLLRPAADIRPEAAQYCIQKQDHGLDMALDQKLIKLSTAALEKGLPVYIETPICNVNRAVGTMLSHEVTKRYHLAGLPAGTIHIKLSGSAGQSLGAFLCPGIMLELEGDSNDYVGKGLSGGKIVVYPPKGSRFDPKENIVIGNVALYGATSGEAYFNGMAAERFCVRNSGAKAVVEGVGDHGCEYMTGGTVVVLGKTGRNFAAGMSGGIAYVLDVDGKFQSRCNPELVDLDKIEEEEDIVTLKMMIQQHQRHTNSQLAREVLANFESLLPKFIKVFPRDYKRVLAKMKDQEASERAAKEAEEQDEVELMEKDAFEELKKLAAASSNEKSSLTVEAEPVKRPTQVSDAVKHRGFVAYEREGVQYRDPNVRMNDWKEVMEESKPGPLLKTQSARCMDCGTPFCHQENSGCPLGNKIPEFNELVYQNRWREALDRLLETNNFPEFTGRVCPAPCEGSCVLGIIENPVSIKSIECAIIDKGFEEGWMVPRPPLKRTGKSIAIIGSGPSGLAAADQLNRMGHSVTVYERADRIGGLMMYGVPNMKTDKVDVVQRRVNLMVEEGVKFVVNANIGKDPSYSLDRLREENDAIVLAIGATKPRDLPVPGRDLSGVHFAMEFLHANTKSLLDSDLQDGNYISAKGKKVVVIGGGDTGTDCIGTSIRHGCSSIVNLELLPQPPQTRAPGNPWPQWPRIFRVDYGHQEAATKFGKDPRSYEVLTKRFIGDDNGTVKGLEVVRVRWEKDASGRFQFKEVEGSEEIIEADLVLLAMGFLGPESTLAEKLGVEQDNRSNLKAEYGRFTTNVDGVFAAGDCRRGQSLVVWAISEGRQAAAQVDKYLTKEDKDTSVEGENQDSVKRHQDLPQKQQTVMK; this is encoded by the exons ATGCTGGATTGGATGGCTTGG ATACATTCTCGGTTTTCAACAAATACATTTCCTAGCTGGGATCGTGCACAACCAATGCGTGTCTTGGGCCATAATGGGGAAATTAATACACTTAGAGGCAATATAAACTG GATGAAGGCACGTGAAGGATTATTAAAGTGCAAGGAGCTTGGTCTCTCGAAGAATGAGATGAAAAAGCTTCTTCCCATTGTGGATGCCAGTTCATCTGATTCAG GGGCTTTTGATGGTGTCCTTGAGCTTCTGGTTCGAGCTGGTAGAAGTCTCCCCGAAGCAGTAATGATGATGATCCCTGAAGCCTGGCAAAATGACAAAAATATGGATCCTCAGCGGAAGGCCTTGTATGAATATTTCTCAGCTCTAATGGAGCCATGGGATGGACCTGCTCTCATATCAT TTACTGATGGTCGCTACCTTGGAGCTACATTGGATCGCAATGGGCTCCGTCCCGGTCGGTTTTATGTTACACACAGTGGACGAGTCATCATGGCCAGTGAAGTTGGTGTAGTGGATATTCCTCCTGCAGATGTGCTCAGGAAAGGAAGACTAAACCCTGGGATGATgcttttggtagattttgaaaaCCACATTGTTGTCGACGATGAAGCATTGAAGCAACAATATTCACTAGCTAGGCCTTATGGGGAATGGCTTCAGAGGCAAAAAATTGAACTCAATGACATTGTAGACTCAGTTCAGGAATCAGAGAGGCTCCCTCCCTCAATTGCTGGATCTATGCCA GCTTCCAATGATGATGACAACATGGATAACTTAGGAATTCATGGCTTATTGGCTCCATTGAAGGCTTTTGG CTATACCGTTGAGGCTTTGGAGATGCTGCTGCTTCCCATGGCTAAAGATGGGACAGAGGCCCttggttcaatgggaaatgatGCTCCATTGGCAGTTATGTCCAACCGAGAGAAGCTTACATTTGAATATTTCAAGCAAATGTTTGCTCAAGTAACCAATCCCCCTATTGATCCTATTCGAGAGAAAATAGTGACTTCCATGGAATGCATGATTGGTCCAGAAGGAGATCTAACAGAAACAACGGAAGAGCAATGTCATCGTCTTTCACTGAAGGGGCCTCTTTTATCAATTGAAGAGACTGAAgcaattaaaaagatgaatttcAAAGGTTGGCGGAGTAAAGTTCTTGACATAACTTATTCAAAGGACTGTGGGAGGAAGGGTTTAGAGGAAACCTTGGACAGGATTTGTGCTGAAGCACGAGATGCGATTAAGGAAGGTTATACATTACTGGTGCTTTCTGACAGAG CTTTTTCATCGAAGCGTGTTGCTGTGAGCTCCCTCTTGGCTGTTGGTGCTGTTCATCACCATCTTGTTAAAAATCTTGAGCGTACGCGAGTTGGATTAATAGTTGAATCTGCAGAACCACGTGAAGTGCACCATTTCTGCACATTGGTTGGATTTGGTGCAGATGCTATATGCCCATATTTGGCCATAGAGACTATTTGGAGATTGCAGGTAGATGGGAAGATTCCTCCTAAATCTAGTGGTGAGTTCCACTCGAAGGAAGAGCTGGTCAAGAAATATTTCAAGGCAAGCAACTATGGAATGATGAAGGTTCTTGCCAAAATGGGGATATCTACTCTGGCCTCATACAAGGGTGCTCAGATCTTTGAAGCATTGGGCCTCTCTTCAGAAGTGATTGAGAAATGCTTTGCAGGAACTCCGAGCAGAGTTGAAGGAGCAACATTTGAGATGCTAGCTCGTGATGCACTTCATTTGCATGAGTTAGCATTCCCTTCTCGGGCTTTCGCTCCAGGAAGTGCAGAAGCTGTAGCACTGCCTAATCCTGGAGATTATCACTGGAGGAAAGGTGGTGAGGTTCACTTGAATGATCCTCTTGCTATAGCAAAGCTGCAAGAAGCTGCCAGGAGTAACAGCGTTGCTGCCTACAAGGAATATGCCAAACGTATCCATGAATTGAATAAAACCTGTAACCTGCGTGGCATGTTGAAGTTTAAGGAGTCAGAAGCCAAAATTCCATTGGATGAGGTGGAACCTGCCAGTGAAATTGTGAAAAGGTTTTGTACTGGGGCCATGAGTTATGGATCAATATCATTGGAGGCACACGCAACCCTGGCTATTGCTATGAATACACTTGGGGGGAAATCAAATACTG GTGAGGGAGGTGAGCAACCATCTCGTATGGTACCTCTACCTGATGGTTCTAGGAATCCAAAACGAAGTGCTATCAAGCAGGTTGCAAGTGGAAGATTTGGAGTTTCAAGTTATTACCTTACTAATGCTGATGAACTACAAATAAAGATGGCTCAG GGTGCCAAGCCTGGTGAAGGAGGGGAACTTCCAGGTCATAAGGTAATAGGAGATATTGCTGTCACTAGAAACTCTACAGCTGGTGTGGGACTTATCAGCCCACCTCCCCATCATGATATCTATTCAATTGAAGACCTTGCACAGCTGATTCATGATCTTAAG AATTCAAATCCCTCAGCTCGAATCAGTGTGAAGCTGGTATCTGAAGCTGGTGTGGGAGTAATTGCTAGTGGGGTTGTCAAGGGGCATGCAGACCATGTCTTAATATCTGGTCATGATGGTGGCACTGGGGCCTCACGATGGACTGGCATAAAAAATGCTGGGCTTCCATGGGAACTTGGTTTGGCTGAGACCCACCAAACTCTAGTTGCCAATGATCTCCGTGGCCGTACAGTTCTCCAGACTGATGGCCAACTTAAAACTGGAAGAGATGTGGCCATTGCTGCACTTCTTGGTGCAGAAGAATTTGGCTTCAGCACAGCTCCTCTAATAACTCTGGGTTGTATTATGATGCGAAAATGCCACAAGAACACCTGCCCAGTGGGCATCGCTACTCAGGATCCTGTGCTGAGAGAAAAATTTGCTGGAGAGCCTGAGCATGTTATAAACTTTTTCTTTATGCTAGCTGAGGAGGTCAGGGAGATAATGTCTCAGCTTGGTTTCCGAACAGTTACTGAGATGGTTGGTCGTTCAGATATGCTTGAGGTTGATAAGGAAGTCCTTAGTAATAATGAGAAACTTCAGAATATTGACCTCTCCTTGCTTCTCAGACCTGCTGCTGATATTCGCCCTGAAGCTGCTCAATATTGTATTCAAAAACAGGATCATGGCTTGGATATGGCTTTGGACCAAAAACTCATTAAACTATCTACTGCTGCTCTAGAGAAAGGTCTTCCTGTATACATTGAAACACCTATATGCAATGTGAACCGTGCAGTTGGAACAATGCTGAGCCATGAAGTGACTAAGCGCTACCACCTTGCAGGGCTTCCAGCTGGTACAATTCATATCAAACTCTCAGGAAGTGCAGGGCAGAGCTTGGGAGCTTTCCTGTGCCCTGGCATCATGCTGGAGCTTGAAGGTGATAGCAATGACTATGTTGGAAAAGGATTATCAGGTGGAAAAATTGTAGTTTATCCTCCTAAAGGAAGCCGGTTTGATCCTAAGGAAAACATAGTAATTGGTAATGTGGCTCTCTATGGAGCTACTTCCGGGGAAGCATATTTCAATGGAATGGCAGCAGAAAGATTTTGTGTTCGTAATTCAGGTGCTAAAGCAGTTGTAGAAGGCGTTGGTGATCATGGTTGTGAGTACATGACTGGTGGGACTGTTGTTGTACTTGGAAAAACTGGCAGGAATTTTGCTGCAGGTATGAGTGGTGGTATTGCTTATGTCCTTGATGTGGATGGAAAATTTCAATCTCGGTGCAATCCTGAGCTGGTGGACCTTGATAAAATTGAAGAAGAGGAGGATATTGTTACTCTAAAGATGATGATTCAGCAACATCAGCGCCATACCAACAGCCAGTTAGCTAGAGAAGTACTTGCTAACTTTGAGAGTCTTCTGCCCAAATTCATAAAAGTATTCCCCAGAGATTACAAACGTGTTCTGGCAAAGATGAAAGACCAGGAAGCATCTGAACGTGCTGCAAAAGAAGCTGAGGAGCAAGATGAGGTAGAGCTGATGGAGAAAGATGCTTTTGAAGAGCTCAAGAAGTTGGCAGCTGCATCTTCGAATGAGAAATCAAGTCTG ACAGTCGAGGCTGAACCAGTCAAGAGGCCTACTCAGGTTTCTGATGCTGTGAAACATCGTGGTTTTGTTGCTTACGAGCGTGAAGGTGTTCAATATAGAGATCCTAATGTTCGGATGAATGACTGGAAGGAGGTCATGGAGGAATCAAAACCTGGCCCACTTTTAAAGACACAGTCTGCTCGCTGCATGGACTGTGGTACTCCTTTCTGCCATCAG GAGAACTCTGGATGTCCTCTCGGAAACAAAATACCTGAATTCAATGAACTGGTGTACCAAAATAGGTGGCGTGAAGCACTAGATCGTCTTCTAGAGACAAATAACTTCCCAGAGTTCACTGGCCGAGTGTGCCCTGCACCATGTGAAGGGTCTTGTGTGCTTGGTATTATTGAGAATCCTGTGTCTATCAAAAGCATTGAATGTGCTATCATAGACAAGGGATTTGAGGAAGGGTGGATGGTGCCACGACCTCCTCTCAAGAGAACAGG GAAAAGCATTGCTATTATTGGAAGTGGACCATCTGGCTTGGCTGCTGCTGATCAACTAAATAGAATGGGTCACTCTGTGACTGTGTATGAGCGTGCTGATAGAATTGGAGGGCTTATGATGTATGGAGTCCCTAACATGAAGACTGATAAGGTGGATGTAGTTCAGCGACGTGTTAACCTTATGGTTGAGGAAGGAGTTAAATTTGTCGTCAATGCAAATATTGGAAAAGACCCGTCCTACTCCCTTGACCGGCTTCGAGAGGAAAATGATGCCATTGTTTTGGCAATTGGAGCCACAAAACCCAG GGACCTTCCTGTACCAGGACGAGATTTATCTGGTGTTCATTTTGCAATGGAATTCCTACATGCAAATACTAAAAGCTTGCTTGATAGTGATCTCCAAGATGGTAACTACATATCAGCTAAGGGCAAGAAAGTAGTAGTCATCGGTGGAGGTGACACTGGTACAGATTGCATTGGGACATCTATCCGGCATGGATGTAGCAGCATTGTAAATCTTGAGTTGCTTCCTCAGCCACCGCAGACAAGAGCTCCTGGCAATCCTTGGCCACAG TGGCCTCGCATATTCCGTGTAGACTATGGGCACCAAGAAGCTGCTACCAAATTTGGAAAAGACCCAAGATCCTATGAGGTTTTGACTAAGAGGTTTATAGGAGATGATAATGGAACTGTGAAAGGACTTGAGGTGGTTCGTGTGCGTTGGGAGAAGGATGCCAGTGGGAGGTTCCAATTCAAGGAAGTTGAGGGCTCAGAGGAAATAATCGAGGCTGACCTTGTCCTGCTAGCCATGGGATTCCTTGGCCCTGAGTCG ACACTGGCAGAAAAATTAGGTGTGGAGCAAGACAATCGATCAAACTTGAAGGCAGAGTATGGCCGCTTCACGACCAATGTGGATGGAGTCTTTGCAGCTGGAGATTGTCGACGTGGTCAGTCATTAGTCGTGTGGGCAATCTCGGAAGGAAGGCAAGCTGCTGCACAAGTCGACAAATACCTGACTAAGGAAGACAAGGACACAAGTGTAGAGGGTGAGAACCAAGATTCCGTCAAGCGGCACCAAGACCTTCCCCAAAAGCAGCAAACTGTCATGAAATAG